One region of Scophthalmus maximus strain ysfricsl-2021 chromosome 13, ASM2237912v1, whole genome shotgun sequence genomic DNA includes:
- the chst7 gene encoding carbohydrate sulfotransferase 7, with the protein MKRRLHKKYLILILAYSGLLLFIPYVLDYRDKSVHAKRGPPQQQHRCPDLEHTVALLWEDGNRLNGSEAMEYAANRSSRSRVHIYLHATWRTGSSFLGELFNQHPDVFYLYEPMWHIWQALYPGDAGSLQGAVRDMMSALYRCDFSVLKLYAGTQNITTSFIFGWKMNKVICSEPLCDAHKRHEVGLVKEDQCAKCQRRDIRELERECKKYPVMVIKGVRVLDLSTLVPLMKDPAINLQIVQLFRDPRAVHNSRLKSKQALVKESIQVLRSKKQADKYKRLLAPSGRVNRAESYVSSAMELICDNWFSDMMLVMNAPPWVRRSYLRLRYEDLVLHPMEELQRLYRFSNLSSFPALERFALNMTHGQGYSSDKPFLISSRDAKEAIYAWRERLNVEQINQVEAYCSEVMRQLGYEKNNSDKAT; encoded by the coding sequence ATGAAGAGAAGGCTCCACAAGAAATACTTGATTTTGATACTGGCATACTCGGGGCTACTTTTGTTTATCCCGTACGTGTTGGATTACCGGGACAAATCTGTCCACGCGAAGCGCGgaccgccgcagcagcagcaccggtGCCCAGATTTGGAGCACACGGTGGCGCTGCTGTGGGAGGACGGTAACAGGCTCAACGGCAGCGAGGCGATGGAGTACGCCGCCAACCGGAGCTCCCGGTCCCGCGTGCACATCTACCTGCACGCCACCTGGAGGACGGGCTCCTCGTTCCTGGGGGAGTTGTTCAACCAGCACCCCGACGTCTTCTACCTCTACGAGCCGATGTGGCACATTTGGCAGGCTCTGTACCCGGGCGACGCCGGCAGCCTCCAGGGCGCAGTGCGCGACATGATGAGCGCCCTGTACCGCTGCGACTTCTCCGTCCTCAAGCTGTACGCCGGCACGCAGAACATCACCACCTCGTTCATCTTCGGCTGGAAGATGAACAAGGTGATATGCTCGGAGCCGCTGTGCGACGCGCACAAGCGCCACGAAGTGGGCCTGGTGAAAGAGGACCAGTGCGCCAAGTGCCAAAGGAGGGACATCagggagctggagagggagTGCAAGAAGTACCCGGTGATGGTGATCAAAGGGGTGCGCGTCCTGGACCTGAGCACCCTGGTGCCCCTGATGAAGGACCCGGCGATCAACCTCCAGATCGTGCAGCTCTTCAGGGACCCGCGGGCCGTGCACAACTCGCGCCTCAAGTCCAAGCAGGCGCTGGTGAAGGAGAGCATCCAGGTGCTCCGGAGCAAGAAGCAGGCCGACAAGTACAAGCGGCTGCTGGCGCCCAGCGGCCGCGTCAACCGGGCCGAGAGCTACGTCTCCAGCGCCATGGAGCTCATCTGTGACAACTGGTTCAGCGACATGATGCTGGTGATGAACGCGCCGCCCTGGGTGAGGAGGAGCTACCTCCGCCTGCGCTACGAGGACCTGGTGCTGCACCccatggaggagctgcagaggctcTACCGCTTCTCCAACCTCTCCAGCTTCCCTGCCCTGGAGAGGTTCGCGCTCAACATGACCCACGGCCAGGGGTATTCCTCGGACAAGCCCTTCCTGATCTCGTCCAGGGACGCCAAAGAGGCCATCTACGCCTGGAGGGAGCGGCTCAACGTGGAGCAGATCAACCAGGTGGAGGCCTACTGCAGTGAAGTGATGAGGCAGCTGGGGTACGAGAAGAACAACTCGGACAAGGCTACATGA